The Theobroma cacao cultivar B97-61/B2 chromosome 1, Criollo_cocoa_genome_V2, whole genome shotgun sequence genome contains the following window.
CACTTAATTCTCCTGTTGTTGTATTTGTCTTCCGTTTGGTCATGGAACTTGTCCTGTTCATATGACTGGATTCagtggaagaagaagagaagctTGGTCCAGAATCCGAAGTTGGAGGAGTCCCATGTTTCCTCCTCGGCACGTACCTTGTGGGCCCTAACGTCAGCTCAATCTCGCTCTCATCTATGACCTCTAACATTCGGTTACCATGATCTGCTTCTGCAATATTGTATTCTTCAGCCGGACGTTCCAAGTCAAGTCTCATTCTTGAATTCTGATGCATATTTCCATGGTGATCATTCTGTAAGAAGCCTCCGTTGTGCCTGCCGTTCTCAATGCTCTTCATCAATGTCTTTTGGATTCGATATAGACGATGGAGCTCGTAGACCTGAAATATTGCTTCAGGTTTAGAACAACAAATACTGTATGACAGATGAagataaagtaaataaatatagcAGAAAAAAAGTAAGAGATAAGGGCATACACCTGCTCTTTGAATGTTTCTTCATGTTTTAACATTGCCATCCTCATACACTCCTTATCGTACGGCCTAAGAAGCTTCTCCATCGGAAATCAATCAATGTTGCCTGTGCAATGTGCAAAATTGGTTATATCCCAAGATATCCAAGGATAAATAGAGTTGAAATTGGCAATCCCTTTCTCTCCAATAAATTTGCTCAAAAAGCAGATCACATATCTACTCTGATGCCCAATCACCTTTCAGTACTCCACCTGTTAAATGAGGGAAAAATtgcaaaaatattaaaaagctGAGAAACCTTTGATTGGTGATGGATTGTTTGCATTCACAGTTGAAAGGGATGAAGGCATTAATGTTTCCAACACTAGTATGAAAGTATGATAACATCAACTACTTTTAGTATAATTTGTCTGCTTGTTCACATGTTTTTGGGCCACAATGATAATCTTCCATACAAAATATCTTTCATTATGCAGCCTTGTCTATGGTGCATACAGCATATATATCACATGTGGCTTCAATGCTCTTTCCCACATGTTCCACCCCCCGGACTTATCTTTTTTTCCCTCTTGGTATTAGTCTTAATTATCTCAATACTTCTTTTCTGGTTAATAAATACTTCTTAATTATCCAATCCTACATTACCTTTTTATAACGACATTTTCCTCCATCTAAAGGGATCTTCTGGTTAACTCAACACTGACATATACCATTTGATTCCAGTGATGAATTCTAtattacctttttaaatttattcaagCCAAACATTCATGATTCCATTGATGAATTCTAGCTTTctgagatatatatatatatatcaatttgttaaatgaaattaaatacattctatatatatgaaatttagTTAAAGCATCCAAATTAAGATCAGAAGTTTTGAATATGCAGATACTATGACTGGAGAAGAGAAAAGGAGTTCAGAAAATCCGTTCTTTAAGAAGAAAACATCATGCAAATATGAAAGCCGCAGGTGATTATGTATAGTAAGATGATGGTTGTCATGTTGAATGGAAATTCTTAAAGAATCCTTTTGAGATGTATGAACCTGTGAGATTCCAAATGCATCGACGATAATTGAACCTCTAAAGAAATCCCTACTATATCAAAGTTAATGTTCTGAATCTTCTCTTTTATTCTCTTCTTGCAATGAATTCATgcatgagaaaagaaaaaagggtgGTAAGAAATTGAAGAGAGCATATATTCTGACCTGTTAAGAGACTGATCAAGAGCAAGAAGATCTCAGCCTTTTGTAGCAAACTAGTTGcagaagaaaagaagcaaaagaaaagggaaCTGTGGTTTGCAAGGAAAGGGGAGAAAGGCGAAAAGCTAGCGACTAACTCTCCTCTCGAACCTCAACTAGAGCCACAGCCTGGTTTGACAGAGAACGAAGACGACCTTGCCCTCACATTCCCCATCAGTATATACTGCAGAgaagtttaaataaaaaatataaaaaaactgAAGTAAGAATTTAAGATTCTCTCTTTCGCACAGAAACCAAAGTGGTTGCTGCATCTGGGGTTTGAGGCATGCCAAACAAATCCCAGTCCCTTAGCCAATGCCGTTTAAGTTTTGTGAAAGAGATGCCTCAGACAGGTCCAGCAATgcatttatataatattagatataataataatcaaaacatatatatgcaTAGATATATACTCTAATTCTGGATATCGACATTTCTATAATGGTTTGAGGATCACAAGGCCCTAGCACTTGTCCagacaatcatcaaaataaacaGCTTAGCTTGCTAAGGTGAATCACATGCACCCAAGAATTCTATATCCCTAGTAACAGTTGTCTCTCAATTATTATGCTTaacaaatttcttttacatattttGTGCTAGTAGAAACTGATATGAAGGAGCTTAAGGTGGCGTCTCCTGGCCCGCAGACAATTAGATCCCTACCGTACGATAAGTGGGTAACCCTCTTAAAAAACCTATCTCAAAAGTTAAAGACTGGCCACAGGATCTCAAATCCAACAGTGCAGAAACTTAAAGATCTTGAttcttaaattatatatatatatatatatatatatatatgtatcagATATATCCCAAATAGAAAAATAGGCAAGCCAAAtcttgaagactttgaaacttattacattttatattattgttACAAGAATTGGTGAGGCAGAGGCATGAAAGATCATGGATTTTATCTGTGCAATTGTGGTATAGGTATAAATAAAGATGGGATCATTGGATCTGAGTTGTTGGATTCTATTTCACCCCACACCAATGAAAGACCCCAACACAATGATTATAGCCGTTTATTGGCCATGTGAGGGGGGTTGTTGGGAAATCAATCAACCATCGGACGGTCCAGATGACTGGACCCCATTctcaagaaggaaaaaaaaaaaaagaaatggtaCACATTAAATGTACTTgtataaatctttttataataatttttatggcAAATGGTTATGGATAgatcttttatctttcttctATATGGGGCAAAAAGAAATGAGTTCATAGAACTTGgaaaaagctaaatatattaaatatatttgtcACTGTTACGTTATAGCTGTACATAGTACAGGCTGGAAGAGGATCATCCAGGACCATATAAATGGAGATAAATGGATTTGGTTCTCAGCAGCAATCAGAACAGTAGCTTTTTtccaaaatagaaaaaaaaaaaaacccttcaaatgtaaccaaaaatgaaatcCATGTCCCCCATTCTTATCATGagggaaaaaaatattgatcaCATCATCACATGCATGCTGGCCTCATTTTATaaaagctctctctctctctctctctgacTCAGTTGTGGAATGTGATAATGAATTATGCATTATACAAGAAAGTTTGttcaagaaaaggaaaaataaaaaaaataaaaacttttggAGAGAGAAGGGTTGAGAGAGTGACATGGAAGCACGCGTTGCCGGTGAGGGGAGGTGCAACCGTATGGGGCGGTGGGTCCATTGGGGTTGCTGAAAAGGCTGAACCAAGGGGGGAGAGGGCCCGTGTTGCCATTTGGTCCCACcttgaaaaggaaattttacaacaaaaaaataataataataatcactCCGACAGTCCTACTacattaaagaagaaaaagaaaaggcaaagaaaa
Protein-coding sequences here:
- the LOC18611258 gene encoding uncharacterized protein LOC18611258 isoform X1, giving the protein MEKLLRPYDKECMRMAMLKHEETFKEQVYELHRLYRIQKTLMKSIENGRHNGGFLQNDHHGNMHQNSRMRLDLERPAEEYNIAEADHGNRMLEVIDESEIELTLGPTRYVPRRKHGTPPTSDSGPSFSSSSTESSHMNRTSSMTKRKTNTTTGELSGRDQLGLFQVTDMTLGYQSGSKNNIDLEEQLRQERLKQPPWLYQVLSMNIT
- the LOC18611258 gene encoding uncharacterized protein LOC18611258 isoform X2, with the translated sequence MKSIENGRHNGGFLQNDHHGNMHQNSRMRLDLERPAEEYNIAEADHGNRMLEVIDESEIELTLGPTRYVPRRKHGTPPTSDSGPSFSSSSTESSHMNRTSSMTKRKTNTTTGELSGRDQLGLFQVTDMTLGYQSGSKNNIDLEEQLRQERLKQPPWLYQVLSMNIT